One Mycolicibacterium sarraceniae genomic window carries:
- a CDS encoding GNAT family N-acetyltransferase, producing MHVSGGADRLWHADRFGGDRCDERPSPSRGARLRRHCDYWSQGYATEVAELLVQFGLEHLRLRRIEATCDPANQASARVLQKAGLNYEGLMRSHLLIGGVGRDSLLYALVEDGQ from the coding sequence ATTCACGTTAGCGGCGGTGCAGATCGACTCTGGCACGCTGATCGGTTCGGGGGTGATCGGTGTGACGAGCGCCCATCACCATCGCGGGGAGCTCGGCTACGTCGTCACTGCGATTACTGGTCACAGGGCTATGCCACCGAAGTCGCTGAGTTGCTCGTCCAGTTCGGGCTCGAGCACCTGCGGCTGCGTCGGATCGAGGCGACGTGCGACCCCGCTAATCAGGCATCGGCGCGTGTGTTGCAGAAGGCCGGGCTGAACTACGAGGGCCTGATGCGCAGTCACCTACTTATCGGCGGGGTTGGTCGGGACTCCCTCCTGTACGCCCTCGTTGAGGACGGGCAGTAA
- a CDS encoding transposase, whose protein sequence is MSEKRKKYDREFREGAVRIVRETGKSIAQVARDLGVHEGTLGNWVTQDREAREGRGELTRDDLAELKRLRSENAELRMERDVLKRSVVLWVKEATK, encoded by the coding sequence ATGTCAGAGAAACGGAAGAAGTACGACCGGGAGTTCCGTGAGGGGGCTGTTCGGATCGTGCGTGAGACGGGTAAGTCGATCGCGCAGGTGGCTCGGGATCTGGGGGTTCACGAGGGCACTCTGGGTAATTGGGTCACTCAGGACCGTGAGGCACGGGAGGGTCGTGGGGAGTTGACCCGCGATGACCTGGCCGAGCTCAAGCGTCTGCGCAGCGAGAACGCCGAGTTGCGGATGGAGCGTGATGTCCTCAAGCGATCGGTGGTCCTGTGGGTGAAGGAGGCGACGAAGTGA
- a CDS encoding RES family NAD+ phosphorylase, with product MTARLPNPPPTADLRAIGIRDGECRLVPADETWWRVHRTTGAHVLGWKAFREHGPHLRFDPHPPPARHHDGIGVWFAASEPLSALAEAFQAVRTIDRFRGDPYLTAVRFTRDLALLDLAADSAGSWPTRAGGTFALSTGPHSITQRWARRITEAFPDLDGLRYNSRFAGQPCIVLFTPAATAMPARPTLSLPLTHPGLTTRITAAAQRLGYLTI from the coding sequence GTGACCGCGCGCCTGCCTAACCCGCCTCCAACCGCCGACTTGCGCGCCATCGGCATCCGCGACGGGGAATGCCGATTGGTCCCGGCCGACGAGACTTGGTGGCGAGTACACCGCACCACTGGCGCTCACGTGCTGGGTTGGAAAGCCTTCCGCGAGCACGGACCGCACCTGCGGTTCGACCCCCACCCGCCACCAGCTCGCCACCACGACGGGATCGGTGTCTGGTTCGCCGCTTCCGAGCCGCTGTCTGCGCTGGCCGAAGCCTTCCAAGCTGTCCGCACCATCGACCGGTTCCGCGGTGATCCCTACCTCACTGCGGTGCGGTTCACCCGCGACCTTGCGCTGCTCGATCTCGCCGCCGACAGCGCCGGCTCCTGGCCCACCCGCGCTGGCGGCACCTTCGCGCTGTCCACCGGGCCGCACTCCATCACCCAACGCTGGGCCCGACGCATCACCGAGGCCTTCCCCGACCTCGACGGCCTGCGCTACAACAGCCGCTTCGCCGGCCAACCCTGCATTGTCCTCTTCACCCCCGCGGCCACCGCGATGCCAGCCCGCCCAACACTGTCGCTCCCTTTGACCCACCCCGGGTTAACGACCCGCATCACCGCCGCCGCCCAGCGACTCGGCTACCTCACCATCTAA
- a CDS encoding MerR family transcriptional regulator, producing the protein MSVSLQLEQLLRERFEISPDDFVAALKHLPASRPWAASLTEAEARLLDEADFPEDRDAFIAAGTEIAGHTAHLAVTAFTADEVASGLGISASRVRQKRLAGELWAIADGQTWLFPILQFETDDNGGPTRQVRGIDQVLKALPDNLHPVAVAGFLRTPQSNLFHDRPMTPIEWLRAGGDVDQAVAAAGAVDWYAT; encoded by the coding sequence ATGTCCGTCTCGCTCCAGCTTGAACAACTGCTGCGTGAACGCTTCGAGATCAGTCCCGATGACTTCGTCGCTGCCCTGAAACACCTGCCGGCTTCGCGCCCGTGGGCGGCATCCCTGACTGAAGCTGAAGCCCGCCTGCTCGACGAAGCCGACTTCCCCGAGGACCGTGACGCCTTCATCGCTGCAGGCACCGAGATCGCCGGACACACGGCCCATCTCGCGGTCACCGCGTTCACCGCCGACGAGGTCGCCAGCGGACTGGGCATCAGCGCTTCCCGCGTACGTCAAAAGCGCCTCGCCGGCGAGCTGTGGGCCATTGCAGACGGGCAGACCTGGCTGTTCCCCATTCTGCAGTTCGAAACCGATGACAACGGCGGCCCCACCCGCCAGGTCCGGGGTATCGACCAGGTCCTCAAAGCTCTCCCCGATAACCTGCATCCCGTGGCAGTGGCCGGCTTCTTGCGCACGCCGCAGTCGAACCTGTTCCATGACCGCCCCATGACCCCGATCGAGTGGCTGCGCGCCGGCGGCGATGTCGACCAGGCTGTCGCTGCGGCTGGCGCCGTCGACTGGTACGCAACGTGA
- a CDS encoding class I SAM-dependent methyltransferase, with protein sequence MVIYDVIGATYAQTRRADPRIAAAIRLALGDVTSVVNVGAGAGSYEPSNTVLAVEPSQVMISQRQPEAAPAVRALAEALPLRDKSVDAALAVLTIHHWTDVSAGIWEMQRVARRRLVFFTWRPEMIAQFWLLRDYLPAAAAADAEVAVPLETVAAAVPGSEMHVVSVPVPHDCSDGFGAAYWRRPHAYLDPEVRAGISMLARTDSALLVPGLSRLKDDLASQRWQQTYAELLDHDVLDVGYCTVAVDL encoded by the coding sequence GTGGTGATCTACGACGTGATCGGGGCTACCTATGCTCAGACGCGACGTGCCGATCCGCGAATCGCGGCTGCGATTCGACTTGCTCTTGGCGACGTGACGAGCGTAGTGAACGTCGGGGCGGGGGCTGGTTCCTACGAACCCTCGAATACGGTTCTGGCCGTCGAGCCCAGTCAAGTCATGATCAGTCAGCGTCAGCCGGAGGCCGCGCCAGCCGTGCGGGCGTTGGCAGAGGCGCTACCGCTGCGGGACAAATCCGTTGACGCCGCGTTGGCGGTGCTCACCATCCATCATTGGACAGATGTGTCAGCGGGCATTTGGGAAATGCAGCGCGTAGCGCGCCGCCGCCTAGTCTTCTTCACGTGGCGTCCCGAGATGATTGCCCAGTTTTGGTTGCTGCGGGACTATCTGCCTGCTGCAGCCGCGGCCGATGCGGAGGTGGCAGTTCCGCTGGAAACTGTTGCCGCGGCGGTGCCGGGGTCTGAGATGCACGTTGTATCAGTGCCCGTTCCGCACGATTGCTCTGACGGGTTCGGGGCCGCCTATTGGCGCCGCCCGCATGCCTACCTCGATCCCGAGGTTCGGGCCGGGATATCGATGTTGGCCAGGACTGATTCAGCCTTGCTAGTGCCGGGTCTTAGTCGACTCAAGGACGATCTCGCTTCTCAACGATGGCAACAGACTTACGCAGAGCTGTTAGATCATGATGTCCTCGATGTCGGCTACTGCACGGTGGCCGTCGATCTCTAG